A DNA window from Kiritimatiellaceae bacterium contains the following coding sequences:
- a CDS encoding TPM domain-containing protein: FGGGGGGFGGFGGGMSGGGGASRGW; this comes from the coding sequence GGTTTGGTGGCGGCGGCGGCGGATTTGGCGGCTTCGGTGGCGGAATGTCTGGCGGCGGCGGCGCGTCGCGCGGCTGGTAG